In the Cryptococcus neoformans var. neoformans JEC21 chromosome 1, complete sequence genome, one interval contains:
- a CDS encoding histone deacetylation-related protein, putative produces MYPDAGPSRPAPYPAKPLVGTTGRSPRSGPSRRDDFERDRDREGYSATTRPYPIPPWSSRLPPRQPVRPYQSGPSIGSRPRSFSPSPPRRSYDRDWERDRDRERARDRERDWERDRDRSYDVRDRLALDPGWRSGTSIAGDLDNQPPRRPGGFSSVPSRGPDREGWGREDRRWIGDRRDDRDRYEPSPRGPPRPITSSMPHSYPSERPRSPPSAPRGPRSVTAQPLASPYPSRIPPGPKSQGAPMWNDRDRESGPRRTSGPNGLPSLNLAAAQSLSAQPSPTISKFSPTTTYIPNAPNSARGSNSPIDSRRTRDVERPQSLPPGSIVPSLPPVNTEIEPKPAPESQDLEEGEVVSPVQTARNPSWNYPEERRRAWTPPRDRDREHWEREREREREWLRERDRGRVDRDLDRRRPSPALSSWSNKRTEESRQVRPRRSPSNPPRDPIRPISPVQRSKQPTHVPVEDGELRLSEAAITSDKRIEELKRDPERTDHPATPSVPPPPSLPDADDGMPDSTPVKEEKEASPVEHPAINPVRDTTTETGYSALPVQPTADTLNDVTMKSPVIETVDAQANGMLQETITTDIIMTSHDTKDVSMDPASPLGPPPLENGSEVSVERQTSPILDAVAPSQLTSPSLPKAEKVIESVDANMANNGAVPEPTEPFSGKQTDTVPQLSPHSTIAERRSVKLPPNIPLNRKESFPRKDSMLSGQSTDVENDVELRTAVSEIDTLVLEDGEEQDELGAEKARELNLIASVKAAQARHVHLQEFPILAWNMAAAPEESSRVTVMDDEGRERMLKEFTRPLKREEAIRAKFVRFVVAHEKVKTKNTITRLKDSYLSINKKWKDHCSFLDELMKERGPPPPELYAMPGAIHPVVTPGAVAPTTPAVEEIFNSRSNRRRGLGGDIVATDAEFEEILAGLADNALKDPNLRASKTAAVIPDMIVGQERNLQYDNDNDLVTDPLSFYDNIGVAEPIWTSEERAIFVKRYLAYPKQFGRIADGIPNKTAGECVLYYYRTKKEMDYKGMLAHKRGGGKRKLALKKGAKSSALMQDLTRAKPTVSKDDAAVATPAKGREQSVVLPAGGKRGRGEGGGPGRKKRVSQSVAVPQTPTPQNEEEEEGHMDSASTSRAGSEVPSVSSTKAKMRMTVKTAKRPRVSSIPELSTPTQNPPAQPDTTALTPATEVPEHPSLTNTTELAAAALASLADVATSAAQAELLPPVRRAGKRRKIAGEPGPIVDPNAPPAITVAGAPEKEKPARRSATNSYWSVEERRKVKELVVLHGMDAKLIAAQLKGKSERQVGNFLEGHRTELEALEGVTGTTGVVEETKVQTSTPLESQAHQQIDAPVQARPEMYNKPRQSGGRTIYDAFPSFMSSQDRYEPRLGMFPSSNPVSTPTPASHASHIAQSAPKSAQGSNSPVRPIFRAGGMRISALLNDEPPTEAGEQGEIGVVPDSIDTASDVTIDERELDVVTGPSPRSLPAASDIPAGYPSYEQRHDERHSAHASQSPSLPHMSHSPNAWNGTRPEASPIYGHAPAVPAPTLAHRGSWESHPPPGHICTSSTTRFETLPPIRSQPATYDRSPLAHGHIGPLTPHGHDREQFHQQQPQAHDGSQREWDERKYEKTEGFQSATLPPLRNMEHEGGAQGGTGDGVADDRNGDQER; encoded by the exons ATGTACCCCGACGCTGGTCCTTCTAGACCAGCACCGTATCCAGCAAAGCCGCTCGTAGGCACGACTGGCCGGTCCCCCAGGTCGGGCCCATCGAGACGGGATGATTTTGAACGGGATAGAGACAGAGAAGGATAT AGTGCAACAACACGACCTTATCCGATACCACCGTGGTCCAGTAGACTACCGCCTCGTCAACCCGTCCGTCCTTACCAATCCGGCCCAAGCATTGGTTCTCGGCCACGTAGTTTTAGCCCTTCGCCACCTCGAAGATCGTACGATCGTGACTGGGAACGAGATAGAGATCGTGAACGTGCTCGAGACCGTGAACGTGATTGGGAAAGAGACAGGGATAGATCTTACGACGTTCGTGATCGTCTTGCTTTGGATCCCGGATGGCGGTCGGGAACCAGTATTGCGGGAGATTTGGATAATCAGCCACCTCGAAGACCTGGCGGGTTTTCTTCTGTACCGTCCCGCGGGCCAGATAGGGAGGGCTGGGGTCGAGAAGATCGGCGCTGGATTGGAGACCGACGAGATGACCGGGACCGCTACGAACCATCACCTCGTGGACCTCCTCGGCCGATAACATCATCCATGCCCCATTCATATCCTTCCGAAAGGCCGAGATCCCCTCCTTCGGCTCCTCGAGGTCCGAGGTCAGTGACAGCTCAACCACTGGCCTCTCCATATCCTTCCCGGATACCTCCAGGGCCCAAGTCTCAAGGCGCTCCGATGTGGAATGATAGGGACAGAGAATCTGGGCCTCGACGTACCTCCGGACCCAACGGTTTACCAAGTCTTAATCTTGCCGCTGCACAATCCCTCTCCGCGCAACCCTCTCCAACCATCTCCAAGTTTTCCCCTACTACTACCTACATACCAAATGCCCCTAATTCTGCGAGGGGCTCGAATAGTCCCATCGACTCCAGACGCACAAGAGATGTGGAAAGGCCTCAGAGCTTACCTCCAGGCTCAATAGTACCAAGTTTACCGCCAGTCAACACGGAGATCGAACCGAAACCTGCTCCGGAATCGCAAGATTTAGAGGAAGGCGAAGTGGTATCTCCTGTACAAACGGCTCGTAATCCCTCATGGAATTACCCTGAAGAACGTCGACGCGCGTGGACTCCACCTAGAGATCGAGATAGAGAGCATTGGGAGCGcgaaagggagagggaaagggagtGGTTACGAGAAAGGGATAGAGGCAGAGTTGATAGGGATTTAGACAGGAGACGACCTAGTCCTGCTTTGAGCTCTTGGTCGAACAAAAGAACTGAAGAAAGTCGTCAAGTAAGGCCACGGCGAAGTCCATCTAACCCTCCACGCGATCCTATTCGTCCTATTTCTCCTGTGCAACGGTCAAAGCAGCCTACGCATGTGCCGGTTGAGGACGGTGAATTGAGGTTATCGGAAGCGGCTATCACGTCTGATAAGCGAATTGAGGAGCTAAAAAGGGATCCTGAACGGACAGATCATCCAGCTACGCCTTCTGTTCCTCCACCCCCATCACTACCTGACGCCGACGATGGGATGCCTGATAGCACCCcggtgaaggaagaaaaagaagctAGTCCTGTTGAACACCCTGCCATTAATCCAGTGCGTGATACGACAACGGAGACTGGGTATTCCGCATTACCTGTCCAACCTACGGCCGATACATTGAACGATGTTACAATGAAAAGTCCTGTGATCGAAACAGTCGATGCGCAGGCAAACGGCATGCTTCAAGAGACTATCACAACGGATATTATCATGACTAGTCATGACACAAAAGATGTCTCTATGGATCCTGCTTCGCCTCTCGGCCCGCCCCCTCTTGAAAATGGGTCTGAAGTTTCTGTCGAAAGGCAAACTTCACCGATTCTTGATGCCGTCGCTCCATCTCAACTaacatctccttcacttcCAAAAGCAGAGAAAGTTATAGAGTCTGTCGATGCCAATATGGCGAACAAC GGTGCTGTTCCGGAACCCACCGAACCATTTTCAGGCAAGCAAACCGACACGGTTCCCCAGCTCTCTCCTCACTCTACTATTGCCGAACGACGATCTGTCAAACTCCCTCCAAACATTCCTTTAAATCGCAAAGAATCCTTTCCTCGTAAAGACTCCATGCTTTCTGGCCAATCTACCGACGTTGAGAATGATGTCGAACTTAGAACTGCCGTCTCTGAAATTGACACACTTGTGCTTGAGGACGGCGAGGAGCAAGATGAATTGGGAGCTGAAAAGGCCCGGGAGTTGAACCTTATCGCAAGTGTCAAGGCGGCGCAGGCAAGGCATGTCCACTTGCAAGAGTTCCCCATTCTTGCATGGAACATGGCTGCGGCCCCGGAGGAGTCTTCAAGGGTTACGGtcatggatgatgaagggcGAGAGCGGATGTTGAAGGAGTTTACCCGTCCTTTGAAGCGTGAAGAAGCTATCCGAGCCAAATTTGTCAGATTTGTTGTCGCGCATGAAAAGGTCAAGACGAAAAATACTATCACACGGCTCAAGGACAGCTATCTTTCCATCAACAAAAAATGGAAGGACCATTGTTCATTCCTCGACGAGCTCATGAAGGAACGCggacctcctcctcctgaaCTTTACGCTATGCCCGGTGCAATACACCCCGTCGTCACGCCTGGTGCTGTTGCCCCAACCACCCCTGCTGTTGAGGAAATTTTCAACTCTCGTTCAAACCGTCGTCGTGGCTTGGGCGGTGATATCGTTGCTACCGATGCCGAGTTCGAAGAAATCTTGGCTGGGCTTGCCGACAATGCTCTCAAGGATCCGAATCTCAGAGCTTCAAAAACTGCCGCTGTTATCCCCGATATGATTGTTGGCCAGGAGAGGAATTTGCAATACGACAACGATAATGACCTCGTAACAGATCCCCTTTCTTTCTATGACAATATTGGTGTCGCCGAACCTATATGGACATCGGAAGAACGAGCTATCTTCGTCAAACGTTACTTGGCGTACCCAAAGCAGTTTGGAAGAATTGCCGATGGAATTCCTAACAAGACAGCTGGTGAATGTGTGCTTTATTACTACAGAAccaagaaagagatggattACAAGGGCATGTTGGCGCATAAGCgaggtggtggaaagaggaaattGGCATTGAAAAAGGGTGCGAAGAGCTCGGCGTTGATGCAAGATTTGACGAGGGCAAAGCCAACAGTGTCCAAAGATGATGCGGCTGTTGCCACGCCTGCTAAAGGTAGAGAACAGTCGGTGGTGCTTCCAGCTGGCGGTaagcgaggaagaggggaaggcGGAGGACCCGgtaggaaaaaaagagtaTCGCAATCGGTTGCAGTGCCTCAAACGCCAACTCCGCagaatgaggaggaagaagaaggtcacATGGATTCGGCATCAACGTCAAGGGCCGGTAGCGAAGTTCCTTCAGTTTCTAGCACTAAAGCCAAGATGCGTATGACTGTCAAGACTGCCAAACGACCCCGAGTCAGCTCAATTCCCGAACTTTCTACACCAACTCAGAACCCTCCGGCTCAACCTGACACAACTGCCTTAACACCCGCGACTGAAGTTCCTGAGCACCCTTCTTTGACCAACACAACGGAACTCGCTGCCGCTGCTCTCGCCTCTCTCGCAGATGTTGCAACCTCTGCCGCTCAAGCTGAATTGCTCCCACCCGTCCGGCGTGCTGGTAAACGACGCAAGATCGCTGGTGAACCGGGTCCCATTGTCGATCCCAACGCTCCTCCTGCCATCACCGTTGCTGGAGCAccggagaaggagaaaccCGCACGAAGATCTGCCACCAATTCTTACTGGTCTGTGGAGGAGAGGCGAAAAGTTAAGGAACTTGTCGTGTTGCATGGGATGGATGCCAAGTTGATTGCAGCGCAATTGAAGGGCAAGTCCGAAAGGCAGGTGGGGAATTTTTTGGAAGGTCATAGGACGGAATTGGAAGCTTTGGAAGGTGTTACTGGGACGACGGGAGTTGTTGAAGAAACGAAGGTGCAGACATCT ACACCACTTGAGTCGCAAGCTCACCAACAAATTGATGCGCCTGTACAAGCTCGTCCAGAAATGTACAACAAGCCTCGCCAAAGCGGTGGACGTACAATATACGACGCCTTCCCTTCATTTATGTCTAGTCAAGATCGCTACGAGCCGCGCTTGGGTAtgtttccttcttctaACCCTGTCAGCACGCCTACTCCGGCTTCGCATGCCTCTCATATCGCTCAATCCGCACCAAAGTCTGCTCAAGGGAGTAACAGTCCTGTGAGGCCCATCTTTAGGGCGGGCGGTATGCGCATATCTGCTCTTTTGAATGATGAGCCTCCGACGGAAGCAGGTGAACAGGGTGAAATTGGGGTTGTGCCGGATTCTATAGATACCGCCTCAGATGTGACTATCGACGAACGCGAACTGGATGTCGTGACGGGACCTTCCCCGCGTTCGCTGCCTGCAGCGTCTGACATCCCCGCGGGTTACCCGTCTTACGAGCAGCGACATGATGAACGCCATTCGGCTCACGCTTCTCAATCCCCTTCGTTGCCTCACATGTCTCACTCGCCAAATGCTTGGAACGGTACTCGTCCTGAAGCTTCTCCTATCTATGGACATGCGCCTGCTGTGCCTGCGCCGACATTGG
- a CDS encoding expressed protein produces the protein MTNLFEGLYHTVQGIFQSIFAVFQSFFNVVYAFVHGVVSLVWNVLESIAEFVGASVHFVISNILIIGLIALGVVLYNDRNKRGTLGNDLKKKAQ, from the exons ATGACGAACCTTTTTGAAGGCCTTTACCACACTGTCCAG GGCATTTTCCAAAGCATCTTCGCTGTTTTCCAGTCATTCTTCAACGTGGTGTATGCTTTTGTGCACGGCGTAGTGTCCCTGGTGTGGAATGTCTTGGAAAGCATAGCCGAGTTTGTGGGAGCTTCGGTACACTTTGTGATCT CCAACATACTGATTATAGGACTAATCGCGCTTGGCGTGGTTCTTTACAACGATCGTAACAAGAGAGGCACATTGGGTAAcgatttgaagaagaaagcacAATAG
- a CDS encoding expressed protein: MPPVVSSVVWFAQNAQYIIAFVLGATTLVFSCLAYLILRWVILPNPFLGLFSPKSHPKRKPTKAKGKTTNLKKTTSRSKVTRNSSPGLVDSAFTMMGTGLLICSIASAVICAYSLTSQGCEALRHFGLIEWLPWKTGLRCYRSRWDWVGEFLGELLLTLLHKSEYGTAAIKTIENM, encoded by the exons ATGCCTCCGGTGGTCTCCTCTGTCGTTTGGTTTGCCCAAAATGCTCAGTACATT ATAGCATTCGTCCTAGGAGCAACCACATTAGTCTTCTCATGCCTGGCGTACTTGATACTGCGTTGGGTAATATTGCCTAACCCTTTCTTGGGCTTATTCTCTCCAAAATCACACCCTAAAAGAAAACCCACAAAGGCAAAGGGCAAAACAACAAACTTAAAAAAGACGACATCCCGAAGTAAGGTTACCCGTAACAGTTCCCCTGGGCTGGTGGACAGCGCATTTACCATGATGGGGACCG GCCTGCTTATTTGTTCAATCGCTTCAGCTGTTATATGTGCATATTCCTTGACTTCTCAGGGATGCGAGGCTCTGAGACATTTTGGACT GATTGAGTGGTTGCCTTGGAAGACTGGTTTAAGATGCTACCGTTCACGGTGGGACTG GGTGGGGGAGTTCTTGGGAGAGCTGCTCCTAACGCTGCTGCACAAGTCTGAATATGGGACTGCAGCAATCAAAACGATTGAAAACATGTAG